Proteins encoded together in one Urocitellus parryii isolate mUroPar1 chromosome 3, mUroPar1.hap1, whole genome shotgun sequence window:
- the Lep gene encoding leptin, with protein MRCGRLCQFLWLWPYLSYVQAVPIRKVQDDTKTLIKTIVTRINDISHTQSVSSKQRVTGLDFIPGLHPVLSLSKMDQTLAVYQQILTSLPSQNVMQISNDLENLRDLLRLLASSKSCPLPQTSGLETLESLDGVLEASLYSTEVVALSRLQGSLQGMLRQLDFSPRC; from the exons ATGCGCTGTGGACGCCTGTGCCAGTTCCTGTGGCTTTGGCCCTATCTGTCTTATGTTCAAGCTGTGCCCATCCGAAAAGTCCAGGATGACACCAAAACCCTCATCAAGACTATTGTCACCAGGATCAATGACATTTCACACACG CAGTCGGTGTCCTCCAAGCAGAGGGTCACTGGTTTGGACTTCATTCCTGGGCTTCACCCGGTCCTGAGTTTGTCCAAAATGGACCAGACATTGGCAGTCTACCAACAGATCCTCACCAGTCTGCCTTCCCAAAATGTGATGCAAATATCTAATGACCTGGAGAACCTCCGGGACCTTCTCCGCCTGCTGGCTTCCTCCAAGAGCTGCCCTCTGCCCCAGACCAGTGGTCTGGAGACTCTAGAGAGCCTGGATGGTGTCCTGGAAGCCTCTCTCTATTCCACAGAGGTAGTGGCTCTGAGCAGGCTGCAAGGGTCTCTACAGGGGATGCTGAGGCAGCTAGACTTCAGCCCCAGATGCTGA